From the Simplicispira suum genome, the window CGATACCGTTGAGGTAAATGGGGAGCGCCTGAGTGCCCGCGCCATCATCCTGGCCACCGGCTCGCACCCCTTCGTGCCGCCGGCCTGGAAGGCGTTTGGCGAGCGCATTCTGACCACCGACACGCTGTTCGAGCAGCGCCAGATCGGCCCACGCCTGGGCGTCGTCGGGCTGGGACCGGTGGGCGCAGAGCTGGCGCAGGCCCTGGCTCGCCTGGACGTCCAGGTCAGTGCCTTTGCCAAGAGTGCATCCATTGCCGGCCTCGCCGACCCCGACACCCTTGCCGTGCTGCACAGCGCTCTGGAATCCGAGATGCAGCTGCATTTGGGCCACGACGTGGTGCTGGAGGCAGACCCGGACGGCATCGCCATCGTCAGCGGAAACACCCGCACCGTCGTCGACCAGGTGCTGGCAGCGGTCGGGCGGCGCCCGAATGTGGCGGGCCTGGGCCTGGAAACGCTGGGCGTACCGCTGGATGAGCACGGCATGCCCGCCTTCCACCCCGGCAGCAGCCAGGTAGGCGATCTGCGCGTCTTCATTGCCGGCGACGTCAACCGCGACAGGCCGCTGCTGCACGAGGCCGCAGACGAAGGCCACATTGCGGGCATGAACGCGCTGGCCGACGAAGTGCGCTGCTTCGAGCGCCGCAGCAGCCTGGCCATCGTCTTCACCGAACCGCAGGTGGCCATGGTGGGCGCGAGTGCCAGGGAACTGGCGGGCCAGGACGTCGAGGTGG encodes:
- a CDS encoding dihydrolipoyl dehydrogenase; this encodes MQKHFDVIILGAGTAGLAALSEVRKRTDNFLVVNAGPYGTTCARVGCMPSKLLIEAANAYHRRLTFDAFGIRGSEALSVDFPAVMERLRALRDNFVAGTVKLTDTLGERSIAGHARLLGPDTVEVNGERLSARAIILATGSHPFVPPAWKAFGERILTTDTLFEQRQIGPRLGVVGLGPVGAELAQALARLDVQVSAFAKSASIAGLADPDTLAVLHSALESEMQLHLGHDVVLEADPDGIAIVSGNTRTVVDQVLAAVGRRPNVAGLGLETLGVPLDEHGMPAFHPGSSQVGDLRVFIAGDVNRDRPLLHEAADEGHIAGMNALADEVRCFERRSSLAIVFTEPQVAMVGASARELAGQDVEVGSVSFANQGRARAGQRNAGRIVLYADRADGTLLGAELCAPAGEHLAHLLGLAHSRGLSVHDLLAMPIYHPVLEEGLRTALRDVSRKLPGRPASDLAHCAPLGAPALE